The following is a genomic window from Sphingomonas sinipercae.
GCTCAAGCTACCCACCCGTTCTTGTCCATCCACGCGGCGCAGGCGCCCTTGGCGAGGTCGCGGACCCGGCCAATGTAGGCCTGGCGCTCCGCGACCGAGATCACGCCGCGCGCCTGCAACGTATTGAAGATGTGGCTGGCCTTGATCGCCTGCTCATAGGCCGGGATCGGCAGCGCGTTGCCCAGGCACAGCTCGCATTCCGCGACGGCTTTCCTGAACCCTTCGAACAAAGTGTCGGTGTTGGCGACTTCGAAATTATATTTCGACGCTTCGCGTTCGTTTTCCTTGAACACGTCGCCGTAGGACGTGGTCTCGTTGAACTTCAGGTTGAAGACGTTGTCGACGCCCTGGATGTACATCGCCAAGCGCTCGAGCCCGTAGGTCAGCTCACCCGAGACGGGCTTGCAGTCGAAGCCGCCAACCTGCTGGAAATACGTGAACTGGGTCACTTCCATGCCGTCGCACCACACTTCCCAGCCGAGGCCCCAGGCGCCGAGCGTCGGGCTTTCCCAATCGTCCTCGACGAAGCGGATGTCGTGCTTGAGCGGGTCGATCCCGATCGCCGACAGGCTGCCCAAGTACAGTTCCTGCAGGTTCGGCGGGCTCGGCTTCAGAACCACCTGATACTGGTAATAATGGCCCAGGCGGTTCGGGTTCTCGCCATAGCGGCCGTCGGTCGGCCGCCGGCACGGCTGCACGAAAGCCGCGCGCCAATGGTCCGGGCCGAGCGCGCGCAGGACCGTCGCCGGGTGGAACGTCCCCGCCCCCATTTCCAGGTCGTAGGGCTGCAGGAGCACGCACCCCTGCTCGCTCCAATAGCGATGCAGCGTCAGAATCAGGTCCTGAAAGGTCAGTGACAAGAAGGCGCCCCGGTCTCGTGCTGAGTGAACGTCGTGGCTTTGGCGGATGCGAAAGCGGCGGGCAAGTGGACGTTCAGCGCGCAGCCCCTACATCAGCTCCAACTCCGCGAAAGGTCACCAATGTTCCTGAAGTATCTGCGCCGCGCCGCCGCCCTGCTTGCAGTCCCGGCCCTCGCCTTCGGGCCGGTTGCCGGAAAGGCCGAAGCAAAGACCGCCGAAGCGCGCCCGGCGCTGTGGCAAGTGTCCGATCCCGACACGAAGATTTACCTGTTCGGGACGATCCACCTGCTGCCCAAGGAGTTCCGCTGGGAAACGCCGCGCCTGCGCAAAGCGATCGCGGAATCGGATACGTTGGTGGTGGAGACTATCATAGATCCCAAAAACCCCGCCGAACTGGCGAGGGAGCTGGTGCGGCTGGGCTATGCCGACGGGCTACCGCCGCTGGCGAGCCGGATCGACCCGGCGAAACGGGCGATGCTGGAGGCGACGATCGTCAAGAGCGGGATTCCCCGCCCGGCGTTCGACCGGATGAAGACCTGGGCCGCCGCATTCTCGCTGCTCGGCACGCAATTCAAGGAGCTTGGCCTGCACGGAGATGCCGGAGTCGAACAGACGTTGCGCGACGCCTTCGCGGCAGCGGGCAAGCCGATCGGCCAGCTGGAGACGAACGGCGAGCAGCTCGGCTTCTTCAACGACCTGCCGGAGCCGGCGCAGCGCGCGCTGCTCGAAGGTGCGATCGATTCGCCCGAGCTTGCCGGCAAGCAGTTCGACATCATGCTTCGCGCCTGGGCCCGCGGCGACGTCGAAGCGGTCGGCAAGTCGTTCAATGCAGACCTTGGGTCGTCGCCCGGGCTGATCGAAGTGCTCGCCAAGCGCCGCAATGCGAACTGGAGCCGGTGGATCGAAAAGCGGCTTGCCGCGCCGGGGACGGTGCTCGTCGCAGTCGGCGCTGGCCATCTCGCCGGCCCGGATTCGGTGCAGACGATGCTCTCGCGGGGGGGCTATCGGATAAAGCGGGTCCAGTAAGCCGTCGGACTGCTCCCAAGGCCGGCTGAAAGTCAGCTCATGATGTCTTTTTGTCATGGCTGCATGATTTTTTGTCAGGCTCGCTTGACATGGTCATCCTTCGCTGACAAATAGTCATGGACACCTGACATCGAGTCGGGTGAAAGCCAAGGGTGGGATGACGAAATGTTACAGGAAATCAGGACTGCAAAGATGGTCGCGGCGCTGTTCGCGTCGCTGCTTGTGAGTTCGGCCGCAATCTCGGCCGCGGTGGGGCCGGCGTCCCCGCTGATCGGCGACGGCATCGGCGCTCCGGCCAAGGCTTGAGGGGGTGAACAACCGCCTCCGCGTGCTGCGCGCCGAGCGTGGGTGGAGCCAGGCCGAACTGGGCGGCAGGCTGGGCGTCTCCCGCCAGGCAGTGAACGCGATCGAGACTGGGAAGTACGATCCTTCGCTGCCGCTGGCCTTCAAGATCGCGCGCCTCTTTGAACTCAGTATCGAAACGATTTTCCATGACGAGGGTGAAGCCGATGGTTGAGGACAAGATGGGCGTCGGCGAGCGCCGCGAAGCCATGACCCGCCGCAAGCAGGTTGGAATCATCGCCGCGCTTGCGGTCCCGGGGTTTCTCGCTGGCGTGTTCATCGGCCGGGGCGAAGCCAAGGCGTTGCTGGACGGCGCCGACGTCTGGTCGCCCGAACTCGCGATCGCGACGACCATTGTTTACCTCGTCGCCATCATCGGCGCGAGTATATTGCTCCACAAGACGATGGATGAGGTGCAGACGCAGACCCAATATAAGGCCAGCGCCTTCGCGGGCACCGCGTTCATGGTGGTCTATCCAGTCTGGTTCCTGCTGTGGAAGGGCGGGTTTGTGATCGAGCCCATCCACTGGGTGATCTACATTCTCTTCGTCTTCACCTCGCTTGCCGCCAGCGCCTATTACCGGTTCCGCTGACAGTCGCGGCTAAATCCTGCTCGCGCGCAGGCCATCATCAGCGGGGGCGAAGCGCGCCGGAGACGGACTTCCCGGCGCGCTTTGTTATTGCGCCGCAACGAGAATTTTTCACTTTCGGCGAATAACGCTAGACATTTTTAAACCTGTCGGTGAGCATCCTCATCCACGGTATCGGGCGGGGGTCGCGAACCATCAGGTGATCGAGAAAGCGCGTTTCGCGCGACG
Proteins encoded in this region:
- a CDS encoding helix-turn-helix transcriptional regulator gives rise to the protein MNNRLRVLRAERGWSQAELGGRLGVSRQAVNAIETGKYDPSLPLAFKIARLFELSIETIFHDEGEADG
- a CDS encoding TraB/GumN family protein; its protein translation is MFLKYLRRAAALLAVPALAFGPVAGKAEAKTAEARPALWQVSDPDTKIYLFGTIHLLPKEFRWETPRLRKAIAESDTLVVETIIDPKNPAELARELVRLGYADGLPPLASRIDPAKRAMLEATIVKSGIPRPAFDRMKTWAAAFSLLGTQFKELGLHGDAGVEQTLRDAFAAAGKPIGQLETNGEQLGFFNDLPEPAQRALLEGAIDSPELAGKQFDIMLRAWARGDVEAVGKSFNADLGSSPGLIEVLAKRRNANWSRWIEKRLAAPGTVLVAVGAGHLAGPDSVQTMLSRGGYRIKRVQ
- a CDS encoding glycine--tRNA ligase subunit alpha — encoded protein: MSLTFQDLILTLHRYWSEQGCVLLQPYDLEMGAGTFHPATVLRALGPDHWRAAFVQPCRRPTDGRYGENPNRLGHYYQYQVVLKPSPPNLQELYLGSLSAIGIDPLKHDIRFVEDDWESPTLGAWGLGWEVWCDGMEVTQFTYFQQVGGFDCKPVSGELTYGLERLAMYIQGVDNVFNLKFNETTSYGDVFKENEREASKYNFEVANTDTLFEGFRKAVAECELCLGNALPIPAYEQAIKASHIFNTLQARGVISVAERQAYIGRVRDLAKGACAAWMDKNGWVA